In Prosthecobacter sp. SYSU 5D2, one genomic interval encodes:
- the hrpA gene encoding ATP-dependent RNA helicase HrpA: MIRYPADLPITARRDDILAAIRSSQVVILAGETGSGKTTQLPKMCLEVLGDARGMIGCTQPRRVAAMSVSKRVAEELDVRWGGEVGCKMRFSDDTSRDTRIKFMTDGILLAEIQSDPLLRSYSILILDEAHERSLNIDFLLGYLKTLLEKRPDLKLVVTSATIDTEAFSAHFGSAPIIEVSGRLYPVDIRYKPAGDDDDGGYVDAAIVAVEEVLIETDTGDVLVFMPTERDIRDTRDALDGRLGKGMEVLALFGRMASHEQQKVFSPGSKRRVIIATNVAETSITLPRIRYVVDTGLARMSRYNPRTRTKRLPVEAISQSSANQRAGRAGRVQDGICIRLYEQEDFNKRSRFTQPEIQRSNLAEVILRMKAFRLGEIETFPFINPPVSAALRAGYDLLHELGALGETHEMTATGRELANLPLDPTLGRMLLQARSEGCLEDMLIIAAGLSIPDPRERPEDKREQAQAAHKTFTSPESDFISLLKIWNHAPDPENSGKNALRKYCKSYFLSFTRMTEWRDVWHQLRDTFRDDRKKASASPPPPAAKAPATASSPWEKAAEKVAQKDAASTADQAIHRCILAGHLGHIATRLERNQYKAAGNREVMVFPGSNLYERREKQGKQGQGKTRQPLWIVAGEIVQTSQLFARSIARIDPQWAAELGAHLVERRYSEPHWSAKAGRVLVTERLLLHGLEVKRQPIDFGKIDPVAATQLFIRGALLEGTTNLPHRFFQHNQKLRDRLEATLTRVRSSRVYAIEEHLFEFYRARLEAISSVHDLNKLVNARVRDEPGFLCAREEDLTGGDDLSHDLEMFPDAASLGNSVLPITYAYKPGQEDDGVTVQVPLPMAEHLTSGQVLWMVPGLREEQITTLLRALPKTVRRDLLPLEVKAREIAKDFDPGRADFHEALAEFLRQRYRLQVKASDWDAQTLPAYLQPRVEVMGQGNKTVMTSRDVDSIRETMRKQEQARPSGAWDQVAKRFEDYALSSWSFGDLPETVLIETIQGVPVLGHPGLVLRDGEVDLRLFKRPEEARRQTPAAVRKLAENLMGKDISWLHKELRVLDVKAAPQKTMNFQGGLAALGSMSAPHANAPAGSKAEAACDHILAHALRLEPLLPLTHKRFMEMCERARREIPALTHRVRDLLKQTEELRQKILAYPKRYAGLEKDLARLLPPNLLSVTPHAQLQHLPRYLKAVLLRAERAANNPAKDLDKAAAIADFNGWEQEVSDANREAFRWLFEEYRVSIFAQELGTAQPVSVKRLEALLG, from the coding sequence TTGATCCGTTACCCTGCCGACCTCCCCATCACCGCCCGCCGCGACGACATCCTCGCGGCCATCCGCTCCAGCCAGGTCGTCATCCTAGCCGGCGAAACTGGATCCGGCAAGACCACCCAGCTCCCCAAAATGTGCCTGGAGGTGCTTGGCGATGCTCGTGGCATGATCGGCTGCACCCAGCCGCGCCGCGTCGCCGCCATGAGCGTCTCCAAGCGCGTGGCCGAAGAGCTGGACGTCCGCTGGGGCGGCGAGGTCGGCTGCAAGATGCGCTTCAGCGACGACACCAGCCGTGACACCCGCATCAAGTTCATGACGGACGGCATCCTGCTGGCCGAGATCCAGAGCGATCCCCTCCTGCGTTCCTATTCCATCCTCATCCTCGACGAGGCCCATGAGCGCTCGCTCAATATTGACTTCTTGTTAGGCTACCTGAAGACACTGCTGGAAAAGCGGCCGGATTTGAAGCTCGTCGTCACCTCCGCCACCATTGATACGGAGGCCTTCAGCGCCCACTTTGGCAGTGCGCCCATCATCGAAGTCTCCGGCCGTCTCTACCCCGTGGACATCCGCTATAAACCGGCGGGTGACGATGACGACGGAGGTTATGTCGATGCTGCCATCGTCGCCGTGGAGGAAGTGCTGATCGAGACCGATACCGGCGATGTCCTCGTTTTCATGCCCACCGAGCGCGACATCCGCGATACCCGCGATGCTCTCGATGGCCGCCTGGGCAAAGGCATGGAGGTCCTCGCCCTCTTTGGCCGCATGGCCTCGCATGAGCAGCAAAAGGTGTTTTCGCCAGGCTCCAAACGCCGCGTCATCATCGCCACCAACGTCGCGGAAACCTCCATCACCCTGCCCCGCATCCGCTATGTGGTGGATACCGGCCTGGCCCGCATGAGCCGCTACAATCCGCGCACCCGCACCAAGCGGCTGCCGGTGGAAGCCATCAGCCAGAGCAGCGCCAACCAGCGCGCAGGCCGCGCCGGGCGTGTCCAGGACGGCATCTGCATCCGCCTGTATGAACAGGAGGATTTTAACAAACGCTCCCGCTTCACCCAGCCGGAGATCCAGCGCTCCAACCTCGCCGAGGTCATCCTGCGGATGAAAGCCTTCCGGTTAGGCGAGATCGAAACCTTCCCTTTCATCAACCCTCCCGTCAGCGCCGCCCTCCGCGCCGGGTATGACCTGCTGCATGAACTCGGCGCCCTGGGCGAAACCCATGAGATGACCGCCACCGGCCGCGAGCTGGCCAACCTGCCTCTCGACCCCACCCTGGGCCGCATGCTCCTGCAGGCCCGCAGCGAGGGCTGCCTGGAAGACATGCTCATCATCGCCGCCGGCCTCAGCATCCCCGACCCGCGCGAGCGCCCCGAGGACAAACGCGAGCAGGCCCAGGCCGCCCATAAAACCTTCACCTCCCCGGAGTCCGATTTCATCAGCCTGCTCAAGATCTGGAATCACGCGCCCGACCCGGAAAACAGCGGCAAAAACGCCCTGCGCAAATACTGCAAATCCTACTTCCTTAGCTTCACCCGCATGACCGAGTGGCGCGATGTCTGGCATCAGCTTCGCGACACCTTCCGCGATGACCGGAAGAAGGCCTCCGCCTCGCCACCACCTCCTGCCGCCAAAGCACCCGCCACCGCCTCGTCCCCCTGGGAAAAAGCCGCCGAAAAAGTGGCCCAGAAGGACGCGGCCAGCACCGCCGACCAGGCCATCCACCGCTGCATCCTGGCCGGTCATCTCGGCCACATCGCCACCCGCCTGGAGCGCAACCAGTACAAGGCCGCAGGCAACCGCGAGGTGATGGTTTTTCCCGGTTCCAATCTTTACGAACGCCGCGAAAAACAGGGCAAGCAGGGCCAGGGAAAAACCCGCCAGCCCTTGTGGATCGTCGCCGGCGAAATCGTCCAGACCTCGCAACTCTTCGCCCGCTCCATCGCCCGCATAGATCCGCAATGGGCCGCTGAGCTAGGCGCCCATCTCGTGGAGCGCCGTTACAGCGAACCCCACTGGAGCGCCAAGGCGGGCCGCGTTCTGGTCACCGAACGTCTTCTTCTGCACGGCCTGGAGGTGAAACGCCAGCCCATTGACTTCGGCAAGATTGATCCCGTGGCTGCCACCCAGCTATTCATTCGCGGAGCCCTGCTGGAAGGCACCACCAATCTTCCGCACCGCTTCTTCCAGCATAACCAAAAGTTACGCGACCGCCTGGAGGCCACCTTGACCCGCGTGCGCAGCAGCCGCGTGTATGCCATTGAAGAACATCTTTTTGAATTCTATCGCGCCCGCCTGGAGGCCATCTCCTCCGTGCATGACCTGAACAAGCTGGTGAACGCCCGCGTGCGCGATGAACCCGGTTTTCTCTGCGCCCGCGAAGAGGACCTGACCGGCGGCGACGACCTCTCCCACGACCTGGAAATGTTCCCCGATGCCGCCTCGCTCGGGAACTCCGTGCTGCCCATCACCTATGCCTACAAACCCGGCCAGGAAGATGATGGCGTGACCGTCCAGGTCCCCCTGCCCATGGCCGAGCACCTGACCAGCGGCCAGGTGCTCTGGATGGTGCCCGGCCTGCGCGAAGAGCAGATCACCACCCTGCTGCGTGCCCTGCCCAAGACCGTCCGCCGTGACCTGCTGCCCCTGGAAGTCAAAGCCCGCGAGATCGCCAAAGACTTCGATCCCGGCCGCGCCGATTTCCACGAAGCCCTCGCCGAGTTTCTCCGCCAGCGTTACCGCCTGCAAGTCAAGGCCAGCGACTGGGATGCACAAACCCTCCCCGCCTATCTGCAACCGCGCGTGGAAGTGATGGGCCAGGGCAACAAAACCGTCATGACCAGCCGCGATGTGGACAGCATCCGCGAGACCATGCGCAAGCAGGAGCAGGCCCGCCCCTCCGGTGCCTGGGACCAGGTGGCCAAACGCTTCGAGGACTATGCCCTGTCCAGTTGGTCCTTTGGCGATCTGCCGGAAACCGTGCTCATCGAGACCATCCAGGGCGTGCCCGTGCTCGGCCATCCCGGCCTTGTCCTCCGCGATGGCGAGGTGGACCTGCGCCTGTTCAAACGGCCCGAAGAAGCCCGCAGGCAAACCCCCGCCGCCGTGCGCAAGCTCGCCGAAAATCTCATGGGCAAGGACATCTCCTGGCTGCACAAGGAGCTGCGCGTGCTGGATGTCAAAGCCGCCCCTCAAAAGACCATGAACTTCCAAGGCGGCCTGGCAGCGCTCGGCTCCATGTCCGCACCCCATGCGAATGCACCCGCCGGCAGCAAAGCCGAAGCCGCCTGTGATCACATCCTGGCCCATGCCCTGCGCCTGGAGCCGCTGCTGCCGCTCACCCACAAACGCTTCATGGAAATGTGCGAGCGCGCCCGCCGGGAGATCCCCGCCCTCACGCATCGCGTTCGCGACCTGCTCAAGCAGACCGAGGAGCTGCGCCAAAAGATCCTGGCCTATCCCAAACGCTACGCCGGCCTGGAAAAGGACCTCGCCCGCCTGCTGCCGCCTAACCTGTTGTCTGTCACGCCCCACGCCCAGCTTCAGCACCTGCCGCGCTATTTGAAAGCCGTTCTCCTCCGTGCCGAACGCGCCGCCAACAACCCCGCCAAGGACCTGGACAAAGCCGCCGCCATTGCCGACTTCAACGGCTGGGAGCAGGAAGTCAGCGATGCCAACCGAGAAGCCTTCCGCTGGCTCTTTGAAGAATACCGCGTCTCCATCTTCGCCCAAGAACTCGGCACCGCCCAGCCCGTCAGCGTCAAGCGCCTCGAAGCGCTTCTGGGTTAG
- a CDS encoding PSD1 and planctomycete cytochrome C domain-containing protein translates to MRTLFVIAFSVFAAQAASAAAPLDFNRDIRPILSDNCFACHGFDASKRKADLRLDTPEGAYQAIDGIQPVKPGDPAASSIITRILSKDEDDIMPPPESHKKITPAQAEILQRWIKEGAKYKNHWAFEKPVKAATPDIKSPLVRNPIDAFIQDRLKSEGLTPSPEASKETLIRRVTLDLTGLPPTVEEVDAYLADTAPDAYEKVVARLLKSTRYGEHMGRYWLDAARYADTHGLHLDNERSMWPYRDWVVRAFNDNLPFDEFTRWQLAGDLLPNATVDQQIASGFNRCNVTTSEGGSIAEEFVFRYAVDRTDTTVAVWMGLTAGCAVCHDHKFDPISQKEFYSMYAFFNSAADPAMDGNILLTPPILRLSTPEQKAELASLDQQITAKQAEIKAAIAKIEYTDPATLTPPPPVQNSEVVWFEDSFPAGVTVNGAGGAPTTFVSKKDGPVFSGETAIQRTATAVAQDFFSGGATFDVPANGRLTAHCFLDPKNPPSSIMLQFHVGGWNHRAFWGEEGAIPFGKVRTPERVKMGALPKTGEWVKLDIPIEKIGLKPGMKVTGYAFTQFGGTVTWDRLSMSSRVDPAKDVQWSWSLWVQKNQGKRVAALPQDLQLIVRGKKAAEWTEAETKSVKDWWFENEYQGAREIVNGVRGQKLALESKRKALEDIIPATFIMADLPEPRESFIMDRGLYDQPGEKVSRGTPAIFPPLPNAGNPSRLDLANWLVSPDHPLTSRVIVNRLWQQFFGTGLVKTTNDFGSQGEPPSHPELLDWLAVTYREMGWDTKAFVQQIVTSHTYRQSAEFTPASLQKDPENRLLARGPRFRADAEVVRDSALFVSGLLSPKIGGKGVRPYQPENIWEPVGFGGSNTRNYVQDTGESLYRRSLYTFWKRTAPPPGMTNFDAPNRESYCLRRERSNTPLQALNLMNDVQYFEAARNFAQQLLLQEKNADSRITRAFRSTTGRYPSAQEAEIIRQALDHHLTDYQARPEEAQLAITYGESKPDPSLDPAELAAWTLVANLLLNLDEMVTK, encoded by the coding sequence ATGCGCACCCTTTTCGTCATCGCCTTTTCCGTGTTCGCCGCCCAGGCCGCGAGCGCCGCCGCCCCGCTGGATTTCAACCGGGACATCCGGCCCATTCTCAGCGACAACTGCTTCGCCTGCCACGGCTTCGATGCCAGCAAACGCAAGGCCGACCTCCGGCTCGACACCCCGGAGGGAGCCTACCAGGCCATCGACGGCATCCAGCCCGTCAAGCCAGGCGACCCCGCCGCCAGCAGCATCATCACCCGCATCCTTTCCAAAGATGAGGACGACATCATGCCCCCGCCGGAGTCGCATAAAAAGATCACTCCCGCACAGGCCGAGATCCTCCAGCGCTGGATCAAAGAAGGCGCGAAGTATAAAAACCACTGGGCCTTTGAAAAACCCGTCAAGGCCGCCACGCCGGACATCAAAAGCCCCCTCGTTCGCAATCCCATCGATGCCTTCATCCAGGACCGCCTGAAGAGCGAAGGCCTCACCCCCTCCCCGGAGGCTTCCAAAGAAACCCTCATTCGCCGCGTCACCCTGGACCTCACCGGCCTGCCGCCCACCGTCGAAGAAGTGGATGCCTACCTGGCGGATACCGCCCCGGATGCCTATGAAAAAGTCGTCGCCCGTCTGTTAAAATCCACCCGCTATGGCGAGCACATGGGCCGCTACTGGCTGGATGCCGCCCGTTATGCCGATACCCACGGCCTGCACCTGGACAATGAACGCAGCATGTGGCCCTACCGCGACTGGGTCGTCCGCGCCTTCAATGACAACCTTCCCTTTGATGAGTTCACCCGCTGGCAGCTCGCCGGGGACCTCCTGCCCAATGCCACCGTGGACCAGCAGATCGCCTCCGGCTTCAACCGCTGCAACGTCACCACCAGCGAGGGCGGCTCTATCGCCGAGGAATTCGTCTTCCGTTACGCCGTGGACCGCACGGATACCACCGTCGCCGTCTGGATGGGCCTAACAGCAGGTTGCGCAGTCTGCCACGACCACAAGTTTGATCCCATCAGCCAGAAGGAATTCTATTCCATGTATGCCTTCTTCAACAGCGCGGCAGATCCCGCCATGGACGGCAACATCCTCCTCACCCCGCCCATCCTCCGCCTCTCCACGCCGGAGCAGAAGGCCGAGCTCGCCAGCCTCGACCAGCAGATCACCGCCAAGCAGGCCGAAATCAAAGCCGCCATCGCCAAGATCGAGTACACCGATCCCGCCACCCTCACCCCGCCTCCCCCGGTGCAAAACAGCGAGGTCGTCTGGTTTGAGGACAGCTTCCCTGCCGGCGTCACCGTCAATGGGGCCGGCGGTGCCCCCACCACCTTCGTCAGCAAAAAAGACGGCCCCGTTTTCAGCGGCGAGACCGCCATCCAGCGCACCGCCACCGCTGTCGCCCAGGATTTTTTCAGCGGCGGAGCCACCTTTGATGTGCCCGCCAATGGCCGCCTCACCGCCCACTGCTTCCTGGATCCCAAAAATCCGCCTTCCTCCATCATGCTCCAGTTCCACGTCGGCGGCTGGAACCACCGCGCCTTCTGGGGAGAGGAAGGGGCCATCCCCTTTGGCAAAGTCCGCACCCCCGAGCGGGTCAAAATGGGCGCTCTGCCCAAAACCGGCGAGTGGGTCAAGCTCGACATCCCCATTGAAAAAATCGGCCTCAAGCCGGGCATGAAAGTCACCGGTTACGCCTTCACCCAGTTCGGCGGCACCGTCACCTGGGACCGTCTCAGCATGAGCTCCCGCGTGGACCCCGCCAAGGATGTCCAATGGTCCTGGAGCCTCTGGGTGCAAAAGAATCAGGGCAAGCGCGTCGCCGCCCTCCCGCAGGATTTGCAACTCATCGTCCGGGGCAAAAAAGCCGCCGAATGGACCGAGGCCGAAACCAAAAGCGTCAAAGACTGGTGGTTTGAAAACGAATACCAGGGCGCCCGCGAAATCGTCAATGGCGTCCGCGGCCAGAAGCTCGCCCTCGAGTCCAAACGCAAGGCCCTGGAGGACATCATTCCCGCCACCTTCATCATGGCCGACCTGCCCGAGCCACGGGAAAGTTTCATCATGGATCGCGGCCTCTACGACCAGCCCGGCGAGAAAGTCAGCCGGGGCACCCCCGCCATCTTCCCGCCCCTGCCCAATGCCGGAAATCCCAGCCGCCTGGACCTCGCCAACTGGCTCGTCTCCCCGGACCATCCCCTCACCTCCCGGGTCATCGTCAACCGCCTCTGGCAGCAGTTTTTCGGCACCGGCCTTGTCAAGACCACCAACGACTTCGGCTCCCAGGGCGAGCCGCCCAGCCATCCGGAATTGCTCGACTGGCTGGCCGTCACCTATCGCGAAATGGGCTGGGACACCAAGGCCTTTGTCCAGCAGATCGTCACCTCCCACACTTACCGCCAGAGCGCCGAATTCACCCCCGCCAGCCTGCAAAAAGATCCTGAAAACCGCCTGCTCGCCCGTGGCCCCCGCTTCCGTGCCGATGCCGAAGTCGTCCGCGACAGCGCCCTCTTCGTCAGCGGCCTGCTCAGTCCCAAAATTGGCGGCAAAGGCGTGCGCCCCTACCAGCCCGAAAACATCTGGGAGCCCGTCGGCTTCGGCGGCAGCAACACCCGCAACTACGTCCAGGACACCGGCGAATCCCTCTACCGCCGCAGCCTTTACACCTTCTGGAAGCGCACCGCACCGCCTCCCGGCATGACCAATTTTGACGCGCCCAACCGCGAGTCCTACTGCCTCCGCCGCGAGCGCAGCAACACCCCCCTTCAGGCCCTCAACCTGATGAACGACGTACAATACTTCGAAGCCGCCCGCAACTTCGCCCAACAACTTTTGCTTCAAGAAAAAAACGCCGATTCCCGCATCACCCGCGCCTTCCGCAGCACCACCGGCCGCTACCCTAGCGCCCAGGAAGCCGAGATCATCCGCCAGGCCCTGGACCACCATCTGACCGATTACCAAGCCCGCCCCGAGGAGGCCCAACTCGCCATCACCTACGGCGAATCCAAACCCGACCCCTCCCTCGATCCCGCCGAGCTCGCCGCCTGGACCCTCGTCGCCAACCTCCTGCTCAACCTGGACGAAATGGTCACCAAGTAA
- the glpK gene encoding glycerol kinase GlpK, whose product MKYILALDQGTTSSRSILFDQTGKVVATAQKEFTQHYPQPGWVEHDAGEIWSTQLKTIKEVLKKAKATGKDIAGIGITNQRETTVAWNKTTGKAVGKAIVWQDRRTAAFCDRLKAKGAESMIRHKTGLVVDAYFSATKMNWMLKHVPETKALAKSGELAFGTVDSWLLWNLTEGRVHGTDVSNASRTMLYDITKGAWDAELMKLFGVPKETLPKVMASSGVFGETSLFGSSIPIAGIAGDQQAALFGQVCTTPGMVKNTYGTGCFMLMHTGTKRIASGNNLLTTVAWQIGDGELEYAVEGSVFIAGAVVQWLRDGLGIIKKSADVEALAAQVEDSGGVYLVPAFAGLGAPHWDQYARGLMCGITRGTTKAHIARAALEGIAFQVTDILHAMQADAGVKLRELRVDGGASNNNLMMQFQADLLGVPVVRPVVTETTALGAAYLAGLAVGYWKNQAEIATQWKTERRFEPAMKAAQRKGLMAGWNRALERTKGE is encoded by the coding sequence ATGAAATACATCCTCGCGCTTGACCAAGGGACGACCAGCAGCCGCAGCATTCTTTTTGATCAAACGGGCAAGGTGGTGGCGACGGCGCAGAAGGAGTTTACGCAGCATTATCCGCAGCCGGGGTGGGTGGAGCATGATGCGGGGGAGATCTGGAGCACGCAGCTCAAGACCATCAAAGAGGTGCTGAAAAAGGCGAAGGCGACGGGCAAGGACATCGCGGGGATCGGCATCACGAACCAGCGGGAGACGACGGTGGCGTGGAACAAGACGACGGGGAAGGCGGTGGGGAAGGCCATCGTGTGGCAGGACCGGCGGACGGCGGCTTTCTGCGACCGGCTGAAGGCGAAGGGGGCGGAATCCATGATCCGGCACAAGACGGGGCTGGTGGTGGATGCGTACTTTTCGGCGACGAAGATGAACTGGATGCTGAAGCATGTGCCGGAAACGAAGGCGCTGGCGAAGAGCGGGGAGCTGGCCTTTGGCACGGTGGACTCCTGGCTGCTGTGGAACCTGACGGAGGGGCGGGTGCATGGCACGGATGTGAGCAATGCCTCCCGCACGATGCTCTATGACATCACCAAAGGAGCGTGGGATGCGGAGCTGATGAAACTCTTCGGCGTGCCGAAGGAGACGCTGCCGAAGGTGATGGCGTCCAGCGGGGTGTTTGGGGAGACGTCGCTTTTTGGCAGCAGCATCCCGATCGCGGGGATCGCGGGGGATCAGCAGGCGGCGCTTTTTGGGCAAGTTTGTACGACGCCGGGGATGGTGAAGAACACGTATGGGACGGGCTGCTTCATGCTGATGCACACGGGGACGAAGAGGATCGCCTCAGGCAACAATCTGCTGACGACGGTGGCGTGGCAGATCGGCGACGGGGAGCTGGAGTATGCGGTGGAGGGGAGCGTGTTCATCGCCGGGGCGGTGGTGCAGTGGCTGCGCGACGGGCTGGGGATCATCAAAAAATCCGCCGATGTGGAGGCTCTGGCCGCGCAGGTGGAGGACAGCGGCGGGGTGTATCTGGTGCCGGCCTTTGCCGGACTGGGCGCACCGCACTGGGATCAGTATGCACGCGGTCTGATGTGCGGCATCACGCGGGGCACGACGAAGGCGCATATCGCCCGCGCGGCGCTGGAGGGGATCGCCTTTCAGGTGACGGACATCCTGCATGCGATGCAGGCGGATGCTGGGGTGAAGCTGCGCGAATTGCGGGTGGACGGCGGGGCGAGCAATAACAATCTGATGATGCAGTTCCAGGCAGACCTGCTGGGCGTGCCAGTGGTGCGGCCGGTGGTGACGGAAACGACGGCGCTGGGGGCGGCGTACCTGGCGGGGCTGGCGGTGGGCTACTGGAAGAACCAGGCGGAGATCGCCACGCAATGGAAGACGGAGCGTCGCTTTGAACCGGCGATGAAGGCAGCGCAGCGGAAGGGCTTGATGGCCGGATGGAACCGGGCGCTGGAGCGGACGAAGGGGGAGTGA
- a CDS encoding GatB/YqeY domain-containing protein, with the protein MPLSQQLTEDMKTAMKAKDTVALSVIRGLKSAIKYAAIEKHGAEGELEDTEAIAVIRKELKKRQDSVTSYEAGGRPDLAATEKAEIAVLEKYLPAAMTADEMETLVNTVILELGATSKKDMGNVMKVLGERAAGRADNRLLSAEVSKRLS; encoded by the coding sequence ATGCCCCTCTCCCAGCAGCTCACCGAAGACATGAAAACCGCCATGAAGGCGAAGGACACCGTCGCCCTCAGCGTCATCCGCGGCCTCAAGTCCGCCATCAAATACGCTGCCATTGAAAAACACGGTGCCGAAGGCGAGCTCGAAGACACCGAGGCCATCGCCGTCATCCGCAAAGAGCTCAAAAAACGCCAGGACTCCGTCACCAGCTATGAAGCCGGCGGCCGCCCCGACCTCGCAGCCACTGAAAAAGCCGAGATCGCCGTCCTCGAAAAATACCTCCCCGCCGCCATGACCGCCGACGAGATGGAAACCCTCGTCAACACCGTCATCCTCGAGCTCGGCGCCACCTCCAAAAAAGACATGGGCAACGTCATGAAAGTCCTCGGCGAACGCGCCGCCGGCCGCGCCGACAACCGCCTCCTCTCCGCCGAAGTCTCCAAGCGCCTCAGTTAA
- a CDS encoding c-type cytochrome domain-containing protein codes for MSPASFRLPFFALALTGIAPALHAAVDFEKQILPVLEAKCLDCHSAPKMVDGKMKKPKADLRLDAAWAMLKGAESGPSLVPGDLAKSYMYEVVTLPEDDDMFMPPKGDPLTKTEVQLLKEWIESGADFGGWKGNMEGAPKEDAAKAAAVKVREHEVFYAKLQEGLKPADAAAIDKAKAAGAQLATLKMDSPLLRADFLTGVSKCDDEKVAVLLPLKENIAQLDLGRTVITDAALKTVAQFPRLASLDIRQTKVTDAGLVSLTGLKNLQHLNLFGTAVTDKGVKHLASIKSLKTISLFQTQATPAAVKDLTAAIPGIKVTLK; via the coding sequence ATGTCTCCCGCTTCGTTTCGCCTCCCTTTTTTTGCGCTCGCCCTCACCGGCATCGCCCCCGCTTTGCACGCCGCCGTGGACTTTGAAAAACAGATCCTCCCCGTCCTGGAGGCCAAATGCCTGGACTGCCACAGCGCCCCCAAAATGGTGGACGGCAAAATGAAAAAGCCCAAGGCCGACCTCCGCCTCGATGCCGCCTGGGCCATGCTCAAAGGTGCCGAAAGCGGCCCCTCCCTCGTACCTGGCGACCTCGCCAAAAGCTACATGTACGAAGTCGTCACCCTCCCCGAGGACGACGACATGTTCATGCCCCCCAAAGGCGATCCCCTCACCAAGACCGAGGTCCAGCTCCTCAAAGAATGGATCGAAAGCGGAGCCGATTTCGGCGGCTGGAAAGGCAACATGGAAGGTGCGCCCAAAGAGGACGCCGCCAAAGCCGCTGCCGTCAAAGTCCGCGAGCATGAAGTCTTCTATGCAAAACTGCAAGAAGGCCTGAAACCCGCCGATGCCGCCGCCATCGATAAAGCCAAAGCCGCCGGTGCCCAGCTCGCCACCCTCAAAATGGACAGCCCGCTGCTCCGCGCCGACTTCCTCACCGGCGTCTCCAAGTGCGATGATGAAAAAGTCGCCGTCCTCCTTCCCCTCAAAGAAAACATCGCCCAGCTCGACCTCGGCCGCACCGTCATCACCGATGCCGCCCTGAAAACCGTCGCCCAGTTCCCCCGCCTCGCCTCCCTTGACATCCGCCAGACAAAGGTCACCGATGCCGGCCTCGTATCCCTCACCGGCCTGAAAAACCTCCAGCACCTCAACCTCTTCGGCACCGCCGTCACCGACAAAGGCGTCAAGCACCTCGCCTCCATCAAGTCCCTCAAAACCATCTCCCTTTTCCAGACCCAGGCCACCCCCGCCGCCGTCAAAGACCTCACCGCCGCCATCCCCGGCATCAAGGTCACCTTGAAATAG